A window from Garra rufa chromosome 14, GarRuf1.0, whole genome shotgun sequence encodes these proteins:
- the LOC141284971 gene encoding uncharacterized protein isoform X2, which translates to MLNAETEEKDMKPVCSLLALVVTTLLLSAASGHSNELMNITAALGDSVTFRCPRTYSSPVERLYIQKAINGKDDVFINGFFKGRHIQANPEYQNRTEVNEMELSMKMRNVSVSDEGLYKCVAFVDNKAKISGILLDVTAEYSVPTVKKHCSEHKRSDGGAGTSCQLSCSALGGYPQSTATWPGLNPSLVSVVYNWSSADTDSKTWTIIQTIIFNCNQPTNVSCAIGGAVSHTITICKCDVGWDFVTSCFVFTVLVCLVMLICSLSCIVHVHLKKAKCALKK; encoded by the exons ATGCTTAATGCTGAGACTGAAGAGAAGGACATGAAGCCAGTCTGCTCTCT tttggCCTTGGTCGTGACCACACTGCTGCTTTCGGCTGCATCTG GTCACAGCAATGAATTGATGAACATCACGGCTGCTTTGGGTGACAGCGTTACATTCAGATGTCCTAGAACCTACAGCAGTCCTGTTGAACGCTTGTACATACAGAAAGCTATAAATGGTAAAGATGATGTGTTCATCAACGGGTTTTTTAAAGGCCGCCACATACAAGCAAATCCTGAGTACCAGAACAGAACCGAAGTGAATGAAATGGAGCTCAGCATGAAGATGAGAAACGTCTCAGTCTCTGATGAAGGATTGTACAAATGTGTTGCTTTTGTCGACAACAAAGCTAAAATTTCAGGCATTCTCCTCGATGTCACAG CTGAGTACAGTGTTCCCACAGTCAAGAAACACTGCAGTGAACATAAACGCAGCGATGGTGGCGCGGGGACGAGCTGTCAGTTAAGTTGCTCAGCATTGGGCGGATACCCGCAGAGCACCGCCACATGGCCGGGGCTTAATCCAAGTCTGGTGAGTGTAGTTTATAACTGGAGTTCAGCAGATACAGACTCCAAAACATGGACCATCATCCAAACCATCATATTCAACTGCAACCAACCAACCAATGTCAGCTGTGCCATAGGGGGCGCTGTTTCTCACACCATCACCATATGTAAGTGTGATGTTGGATGGGACTTCGTAACATCTTGCTTTGTTTTCACTGTGTTGGTGTGCCTCGTGATGTTGATATGTTCCCTGTCTTGCATTGTACATGTGCATTTAAAAAAGGCAAAATGTGCCTTGAAAAAATGA